Proteins encoded together in one Epinephelus lanceolatus isolate andai-2023 chromosome 4, ASM4190304v1, whole genome shotgun sequence window:
- the get1 gene encoding guided entry of tail-anchored proteins factor 1 — translation MASGYAWFLVLGSVFLCNLMKTLLPTISSFLSKMVQKDAEQESEMRAEIQEMKKEQASISMMDEFARYARLERKINKMTDKLKTHVKSRTAQQAKMKWVVNIVFYILQAALMISLIWKYYSDPVTVVPSKWIAPVERLVAFPTGVAGGVGITCWLVVCNKVVTLGLHAVS, via the exons ATGGCGTCCGGTTATGCGTGGTTCCTTGTGCTGGGGTCGGTTTTCCTGTGTAATCTCATGAAAACACTCCTGCCGACCATTTCCTCTTTC CTCTCCAAGATGGTGCAGAAAGATGCTGAGCAGGAGAGTGAGATGAGGGCTGAAATCCAGGAGATGAAGAAGGAGCAGGCCTCAATTAGCATGATGGATGAGTTTGCAAGATATGCCAGACTGGAGCGCAAAATCAACAAGATGACAgacaagctgaaaacacatg TGAAATCAAGAACAGCGCAACAAGCCAAGATGAAATGGGTCGTGAACATTGTGTTTTACATACTGCAG GCTGCTCTGATGATCTCTTTGATATGGAAGTATTACTCTGATCCAGTGACCGTGGTCCCCAGTAAATGGATTGCCCCAGTGGAGCGCCTTGTGGCCTTCCCAACAGGAGTGGCAG GTGGAGTAGGAATCACATGCTGGCTGGTGGTTTGCAACAAAGTGGTTACACTGGGTCTCCATGCGGTCAGCTAG
- the hmgn1b gene encoding non-histone chromosomal protein HMG-like isoform X1, which yields MGRKSKANNGEACTESNNGEQPQRRASKRIQAREETQQEQAPAPAKTSRKAAKQQAKPAKKEEKKEEPEVEKEEAPAENGEAKAEEEAPATEDAPEAEEVEEKAEEEVKAEEEEEEEEEKAAE from the exons ATGGGAAGGAAGAGTAAA GCAAACAATGGAGAGGCATGCACTGAG TCAAACAATGGAGAG CAGCCACAGCGCAGGGCATCTAAAAGGATACAGGCG agAGAGGAAACGCAGCAAGAACAGGCACCG GCACCTGCCAAGACCAGCAGAAAGGCAGCCAAACAGCAAGCAAAGCCAGccaagaaagaggagaagaaagaagaacCCGAGGTTGAGAAGGAGGAAGCTCCTGCAGAAAATGGAGAGGCCAAAGCTGAGGAG GAGGCTCCGGCAACAGAGGACGCACCTGAAGCAGAAGAGGTAGAGGAGAAAGCTGAGGAGGAGGTAAAGGccgaggaggaagaagaagaagaggaagagaaagcagCGGAGTAG
- the hmgn1b gene encoding non-histone chromosomal protein HMG-like isoform X2 — MGRKSKANNGEACTEQPQRRASKRIQAREETQQEQAPAPAKTSRKAAKQQAKPAKKEEKKEEPEVEKEEAPAENGEAKAEEEAPATEDAPEAEEVEEKAEEEVKAEEEEEEEEEKAAE, encoded by the exons ATGGGAAGGAAGAGTAAA GCAAACAATGGAGAGGCATGCACTGAG CAGCCACAGCGCAGGGCATCTAAAAGGATACAGGCG agAGAGGAAACGCAGCAAGAACAGGCACCG GCACCTGCCAAGACCAGCAGAAAGGCAGCCAAACAGCAAGCAAAGCCAGccaagaaagaggagaagaaagaagaacCCGAGGTTGAGAAGGAGGAAGCTCCTGCAGAAAATGGAGAGGCCAAAGCTGAGGAG GAGGCTCCGGCAACAGAGGACGCACCTGAAGCAGAAGAGGTAGAGGAGAAAGCTGAGGAGGAGGTAAAGGccgaggaggaagaagaagaagaggaagagaaagcagCGGAGTAG
- the hmgn1b gene encoding non-histone chromosomal protein HMG-like isoform X3 produces MGRKSKANNGEACTEPQRRASKRIQAREETQQEQAPAPAKTSRKAAKQQAKPAKKEEKKEEPEVEKEEAPAENGEAKAEEEAPATEDAPEAEEVEEKAEEEVKAEEEEEEEEEKAAE; encoded by the exons ATGGGAAGGAAGAGTAAA GCAAACAATGGAGAGGCATGCACTGAG CCACAGCGCAGGGCATCTAAAAGGATACAGGCG agAGAGGAAACGCAGCAAGAACAGGCACCG GCACCTGCCAAGACCAGCAGAAAGGCAGCCAAACAGCAAGCAAAGCCAGccaagaaagaggagaagaaagaagaacCCGAGGTTGAGAAGGAGGAAGCTCCTGCAGAAAATGGAGAGGCCAAAGCTGAGGAG GAGGCTCCGGCAACAGAGGACGCACCTGAAGCAGAAGAGGTAGAGGAGAAAGCTGAGGAGGAGGTAAAGGccgaggaggaagaagaagaagaggaagagaaagcagCGGAGTAG